DNA sequence from the Streptomyces cinnabarinus genome:
ACCTCACCGCCCCTCCGGCCGAGCCGCACGTCGGCGACGAGGCCGAGACCCCGCGCGACGAACCGCGCCGGACGATAGAGGAGGTGGACCTGCCCGACGGCTCGGCCCCGGCCGCCGTCGAGGAACCGCCCGTAGTCGAAGAGCTCCCGCCGGCCGAGATCGAGGTCCCGGAGCCCACCGCGGGCCGTCTGGTCCGGCTCCGCGCCCGTCTCTCCCGCTCCCAGAACGCCCTCGGAAAGGGCCTGCTCACGCTGCTCTCGCGCGAGCACCTGGACGACGACACCTGGGAGGAGATCGAGGACACGCTGCTCACCGCCGACGTCGGTGTGCTGCCCACCCAGGAGCTGGTCGAGGGCCTGCGCGAGCGGGTCAAGGTGCTCGGCACCCGGACCCCCGCGGAGCTGCGCGGCCTGCTGCGCGAGGAGCTGCTCAAGCTGGTCGGCACCGACCTGGACCGGACCGTGAAGACCGAGCCGGAGGACCGCAAGCCCGGCATCGTGATGGTCGTCGGCGTCAACGGCACCGGCAAGACCACCACCACCGGCAAGCTGGCCCGGGTCCTGGTCGCCGACGGCAACACCGTCGTCCTGGGTGCCGCCGACACCTTCCGGGCCGC
Encoded proteins:
- the ftsY gene encoding signal recognition particle-docking protein FtsY, which encodes MDIVILAVVIAVVVLGALGGLVVGSRRKKQLPPPPPAAPDLTAPPAEPHVGDEAETPRDEPRRTIEEVDLPDGSAPAAVEEPPVVEELPPAEIEVPEPTAGRLVRLRARLSRSQNALGKGLLTLLSREHLDDDTWEEIEDTLLTADVGVLPTQELVEGLRERVKVLGTRTPAELRGLLREELLKLVGTDLDRTVKTEPEDRKPGIVMVVGVNGTGKTTTTGKLARVLVADGNTVVLGAADTFRAAAADQLQTWGERVGAHTVRGPEAGDPASVAFDAVKEGKEMDCDVVLIDTAGRLHTKTGLMDELGKVKRVVEKHAPLDEVLLVLDATTGQNGLVQARVFAEVVDITGIVLTKLDGTAKGGIVIAVQRELGVPVKLIGLGEGPDDLAPFEPEAFVDALIGE